From a region of the uncultured Desulfatiglans sp. genome:
- a CDS encoding putative Molybdopterin-binding tetrapyrrole methyltransferase, one heme-binding site (Evidence 3 : Putative function from multiple computational evidences), with the protein MEYIICDTTALLKAAAAGLITRQGGGHGLCSPQGKSPSFRMEMKVWRVCEKRDRLRVISGRKMEKSAMKRIRPCVMFAFLFSLLAAWPADAGIREANPLCIAGLVRQPLTLTLQDLGRMQPAEAQIMEISSGGASDGVLRYRGVPLRFLLEAAHIAKEESVFGGQGDLAVMVRNSSGEAVLLSWGEILYGSPGDFLIAYAAEPVMPLKEPGPCTDPALSSRGPEPLAGGPAFPKLVVSSDRRSDRFVEGVCLIRVVDVCPDPPRAKVDPLHSESFELIAGKGSGRRFEDLSPYPRRTLSVDQVGSDGVFQGTVAMEGVSMKDLLSASGMEPDLRSGFVVSAPDGYQALFSAGEIFLGRMGGRILLADRRDGRPIEEGGRFFLVAPDDRLGERWVKAVARIERVGLPDGGRLFVIGTGSGDSHLLTHQAVAAFAEADVYVCPPDLHKEYAGYMGDKPVLFDIYSYVPPVVRKAHPELSKADQKALLVEKQRGAAELIRQALDVGRNVGIVEYGDPTIWSGWSWVRDYVDPGELKIIPGLSSFNTSNALIRTDVACNGGILVAAPWMLLQNPSVVESAGAAGVTICIFMGLSSLDDLTPVLLRGYQAGTPARLVYKAGYAEEEQVVPTTLEKLAETARRQKEQYLGLIYVGPCLKGDERSECPL; encoded by the coding sequence ATGGAATATATCATTTGCGACACAACAGCCCTTTTGAAGGCGGCCGCTGCCGGTTTGATCACGCGTCAAGGAGGCGGCCATGGATTGTGCAGCCCCCAGGGGAAATCGCCGTCCTTTCGGATGGAGATGAAGGTGTGGCGTGTGTGCGAGAAACGAGATCGGCTGAGGGTGATCAGCGGCCGAAAAATGGAGAAGAGCGCAATGAAACGAATCCGTCCCTGCGTGATGTTCGCCTTTTTGTTCAGTCTCCTGGCGGCATGGCCCGCTGATGCCGGGATCCGCGAAGCGAATCCGCTCTGCATCGCGGGGCTGGTGCGTCAACCCTTGACTCTGACGCTGCAGGATCTCGGACGGATGCAGCCCGCCGAGGCCCAAATCATGGAGATTTCTTCCGGCGGGGCGTCTGACGGCGTTTTGCGCTACCGCGGTGTCCCGTTGCGTTTCCTGCTCGAGGCCGCCCATATCGCCAAAGAGGAAAGCGTTTTCGGTGGACAGGGGGACCTCGCCGTCATGGTGCGCAATTCCAGCGGCGAAGCGGTGCTTCTGTCCTGGGGCGAGATCCTCTACGGGAGCCCCGGCGATTTCCTGATCGCCTACGCTGCCGAGCCCGTCATGCCGCTGAAAGAGCCAGGCCCCTGCACGGACCCCGCGCTTTCCAGCCGAGGGCCCGAGCCGCTTGCAGGGGGTCCGGCCTTCCCCAAACTGGTGGTTTCAAGCGACCGGAGGTCGGATCGCTTCGTTGAAGGTGTTTGCCTGATCCGGGTCGTCGATGTGTGCCCCGATCCTCCGCGTGCAAAGGTGGATCCGCTTCACAGCGAATCCTTCGAGTTGATCGCCGGGAAAGGGTCCGGCCGGCGGTTCGAAGATCTGAGTCCATATCCCCGGCGGACCCTGAGCGTGGATCAAGTGGGGAGTGACGGGGTTTTTCAGGGCACCGTGGCTATGGAAGGGGTTTCGATGAAGGACCTCCTTTCCGCTTCTGGGATGGAGCCCGACCTTCGGAGCGGATTCGTGGTGTCGGCTCCGGACGGCTATCAGGCGCTGTTTTCGGCCGGCGAGATCTTCCTCGGGCGCATGGGCGGGCGCATACTGCTTGCCGACAGGCGCGACGGGAGGCCGATCGAAGAGGGCGGCCGGTTTTTCCTGGTCGCTCCGGATGATCGTCTAGGGGAGCGGTGGGTCAAGGCCGTCGCAAGGATCGAACGGGTCGGCCTCCCGGACGGGGGGCGCCTCTTCGTGATCGGCACGGGGAGCGGCGACTCGCACCTCTTGACGCATCAGGCGGTCGCGGCCTTCGCCGAAGCGGATGTCTATGTCTGCCCGCCGGACCTCCACAAAGAATACGCCGGGTATATGGGGGATAAGCCCGTGCTTTTCGATATCTACAGCTATGTGCCTCCTGTCGTCAGAAAGGCGCATCCGGAGCTTTCGAAAGCCGATCAGAAGGCGCTGCTGGTTGAAAAGCAGAGGGGCGCGGCCGAGTTGATCCGGCAGGCGCTGGACGTCGGCAGGAATGTCGGCATCGTGGAATACGGCGACCCGACGATTTGGAGCGGATGGAGCTGGGTGCGCGACTATGTCGATCCGGGCGAGCTGAAGATCATTCCCGGCCTGAGTTCCTTCAATACGTCCAACGCCTTGATCCGGACGGATGTCGCCTGCAACGGCGGCATCCTTGTCGCCGCCCCCTGGATGCTGCTGCAGAACCCCTCCGTCGTCGAATCGGCGGGTGCGGCGGGAGTCACCATCTGCATCTTTATGGGGCTTTCGTCCCTCGATGATCTGACCCCGGTCCTTCTGCGAGGTTACCAGGCAGGGACCCCGGCCAGGCTGGTGTACAAGGCCGGTTACGCAGAGGAGGAGCAGGTCGTACCGACCACCCTCGAAAAGCTCGCTGAAACCGCCCGTCGACAGAAGGAGCAGTACCTCGGTCTGATCTATGTTGGTCCCTGCCTCAAGGGCGACGAGCGGAGCGAGTGCCCCCTCTGA
- a CDS encoding Zinc finger SWIM domain protein, translating to MARRGRRHNSYWPPYVPVAEKRARAARQAQKLMKKGTRIDPVEIEGRTITRSFWGNGWCEHLESFSDYSNRLPRGRSYVRNGSVCHLEILPGRIDALVSGSSLYSVSISIRELPARAWKEIKTRCAGQIGSMLELLQGKLSNEVMRIVTDREKGLFPGPREIAFHCSCPDWAVMCKHVAAVLYGVGNRLDERPELLFLLRGVDPEGLIGAGVALTPAAAEGEDEFIAEEDLGDIFGIELDASLPELRSPASESRGTRKGGAPARPAATGRKARRPKPAGRSPRTTPSTKTPLKPPSAPPAVQRPVPTAKSRQVRVPSPTKAPLRNPPAPVLPRLRPSGQSVARLRRALKMTPAEFAERLGVTTATVYRWESTTGRLKLKDRSLQALRILAALTNK from the coding sequence ATGGCGAGACGAGGAAGAAGGCATAACAGCTACTGGCCGCCCTACGTACCGGTCGCCGAAAAGCGGGCCAGGGCGGCCCGGCAGGCGCAGAAGCTGATGAAGAAAGGGACGCGGATCGATCCCGTCGAGATCGAGGGGCGCACCATTACACGCAGTTTCTGGGGCAACGGCTGGTGTGAGCACCTGGAATCGTTTTCCGACTACAGCAACCGCCTGCCACGGGGACGGAGCTATGTCCGGAACGGCTCTGTATGCCATCTCGAGATCCTCCCCGGGCGCATCGATGCCTTGGTGAGCGGAAGCTCCCTCTACTCCGTTTCGATCTCGATCCGGGAATTGCCGGCCCGGGCCTGGAAGGAGATCAAGACCCGATGTGCGGGGCAGATCGGATCCATGCTCGAACTGCTGCAGGGAAAACTCTCGAATGAGGTCATGCGGATCGTGACGGATAGAGAAAAGGGCCTTTTTCCCGGTCCCAGGGAGATCGCGTTCCACTGCAGCTGTCCGGATTGGGCGGTCATGTGCAAACATGTGGCCGCAGTCCTCTACGGTGTCGGGAACCGGCTCGACGAACGGCCCGAACTCCTTTTTCTGCTCCGCGGAGTCGATCCCGAGGGTTTGATCGGCGCCGGAGTCGCGCTGACGCCTGCCGCAGCTGAAGGGGAAGATGAATTCATTGCCGAGGAGGATCTGGGAGACATTTTCGGTATCGAGCTGGATGCTTCCCTGCCGGAGCTTCGATCCCCGGCCTCTGAAAGCCGGGGTACCAGGAAGGGCGGCGCCCCGGCTCGTCCCGCTGCTACGGGCAGGAAGGCGCGGCGCCCAAAACCCGCCGGTCGATCTCCCCGGACCACGCCCTCCACAAAGACTCCGCTGAAGCCCCCCTCAGCCCCCCCTGCCGTTCAACGTCCCGTCCCCACCGCGAAGTCCAGGCAGGTGCGGGTGCCGTCTCCCACGAAAGCGCCTCTGCGCAACCCTCCGGCCCCCGTTCTTCCGCGGCTCCGCCCGTCCGGTCAGTCGGTCGCCCGCCTGCGCCGGGCCCTGAAGATGACCCCCGCCGAGTTCGCTGAGCGGCTCGGGGTGACAACCGCCACCGTCTACCGCTGGGAGTCCACCACCGGCCGCCTCAAACTGAAGGACCGCAGCCTGCAGGCCCTTCGCATCCTGGCCGCTCTGACAAACAAGTAA
- a CDS encoding Non-specific serine/threonine protein kinase → MKNDQDTLQIRLTRRGFLRLEPQEAPPPSRTWEALQRSFETDWRSGLFLLAAEKISCDGRPTLRFWQDWAARYLTALCHVPAEMATCAVDLPSDEVCEAQVLAAPPMRGGEYLTADVLRGVWLELDGWVRSEIEGGQGLDVFLNTRAPQWRQVGRVCFHLAENRQDERRPFAFMASFSTGFGAAGQLKHLALGKALEQYAGAGNRPALIKLLAPVHRAAETCAWVQELTASRRIYQPMAWSAEQAYTMLQSVPLLEDAGLSVRLPNWWKKRARPRVSVKIGETRTTLGMRALLDFDLEVALGDRTLSPEELKAVLEGADGLVFIKGQWVEVDRERLREAMAHWEKVRRSAGEDGVSFIEGMRLLAGASADLKHEEEAERHRPWSEVVAGDALQDILAGLRDPGRLAPVDTGGALKADLRPYQREGLSWLRFLSGLGLGACLADDMGLGKTIQVLALLICTAQEPAGAGRRPALLVVPSSLLGNWRQEAARFTPDLRLVFVHPAETDRRTLDRIAREPACLADADLVVTTYAMVHRQPWLADRHWHLVILDEAQMVKNPATLQSRAVRRLSADARIALTGTPIENRLADLWSLFDFLNPGLLGSAGVFRSFVKGLEARPENPFEPLRRLVGPYILRRLKTDRRVIADLPEKTEMSCYCTLTRHQVALYEKTVQDLRGALNLVEGIARRGLVLQTLLRLKQICNHPSQVTADGDYRAERSGKFVRLSEIAGEVAERQEKALIFTQFREIIPALADVLAAVFGRPGLVLHGGTPIKHRKGLVAQFQDEDGPPFFILSLKAGGTGLNLTAASHVVHFDRWWNPAVENQATDRAFRIGQSCNVLVHKFITRGTVEERIDALIAEKRQLAEEVLSSEGEVNLTELSDDALIELVRLDISRAAA, encoded by the coding sequence ATGAAGAATGATCAGGACACACTGCAGATCCGGTTGACCAGACGGGGCTTTTTGCGGTTGGAGCCGCAGGAGGCCCCGCCGCCGTCCCGGACTTGGGAGGCGCTGCAACGCTCCTTCGAGACGGACTGGCGTTCGGGGCTTTTCCTGCTGGCGGCGGAAAAGATCTCCTGCGACGGCCGGCCGACCTTGCGGTTCTGGCAGGATTGGGCTGCGCGGTATCTGACTGCCCTGTGTCACGTCCCTGCGGAGATGGCGACCTGCGCAGTCGATCTGCCCTCGGACGAGGTGTGCGAGGCGCAGGTCCTGGCCGCCCCTCCCATGCGCGGCGGGGAGTATCTCACGGCCGATGTCCTCCGGGGCGTATGGCTCGAACTGGATGGCTGGGTTCGCAGTGAGATCGAAGGCGGGCAGGGGCTCGACGTCTTCTTGAACACCCGTGCGCCCCAGTGGCGGCAGGTCGGAAGGGTCTGCTTCCATCTGGCCGAAAACAGACAGGACGAGCGGCGCCCTTTCGCTTTCATGGCGAGCTTTTCCACGGGTTTCGGGGCCGCCGGACAACTGAAACACCTGGCGCTTGGAAAGGCCCTCGAACAGTATGCCGGGGCCGGAAACCGGCCGGCCCTCATCAAGCTGCTGGCCCCGGTGCACCGGGCGGCGGAAACCTGTGCCTGGGTGCAGGAACTGACGGCGTCCCGGCGGATCTATCAGCCGATGGCCTGGTCCGCGGAGCAGGCCTACACCATGCTCCAAAGCGTGCCGCTGCTGGAGGATGCCGGGCTTTCGGTCCGGCTGCCCAACTGGTGGAAGAAGCGTGCCCGCCCCCGCGTGAGCGTGAAGATCGGCGAAACCCGAACGACGCTCGGGATGCGGGCGCTGCTCGATTTTGACCTCGAGGTCGCACTCGGGGACCGAACGCTGTCGCCCGAGGAGCTGAAGGCGGTTCTCGAGGGTGCCGACGGATTGGTCTTCATCAAGGGCCAATGGGTGGAAGTGGACCGGGAGAGGCTCCGGGAAGCCATGGCCCATTGGGAAAAGGTCCGGAGATCCGCCGGAGAGGATGGGGTCTCTTTCATCGAAGGAATGCGCCTCCTCGCGGGGGCCTCGGCGGATCTGAAGCACGAGGAGGAGGCGGAGCGGCATCGGCCGTGGTCGGAGGTCGTCGCCGGCGACGCCCTGCAGGACATCCTGGCGGGCCTTCGGGATCCAGGCCGGTTGGCTCCTGTGGATACGGGCGGGGCGTTGAAAGCCGATCTGCGGCCTTACCAGCGGGAGGGGCTGAGCTGGCTGCGGTTTCTGAGCGGACTCGGATTGGGGGCCTGCCTGGCGGACGATATGGGGCTCGGAAAAACGATCCAGGTCCTGGCCTTGCTGATCTGTACGGCACAGGAGCCTGCCGGTGCGGGGCGGCGTCCTGCGCTGCTCGTGGTGCCCTCTTCGCTCCTCGGGAACTGGCGGCAGGAGGCGGCGCGTTTTACGCCTGATCTCCGGCTCGTTTTTGTGCACCCGGCCGAGACCGACCGCCGCACGCTCGACCGGATCGCCCGCGAGCCGGCATGCCTCGCCGACGCCGACCTGGTGGTGACGACCTACGCCATGGTGCACCGGCAGCCGTGGCTGGCCGATCGGCATTGGCATCTGGTGATCCTGGACGAGGCCCAGATGGTCAAAAACCCCGCAACGCTTCAGAGCCGGGCGGTCCGCAGGCTTTCGGCCGATGCGCGCATCGCCCTGACCGGGACGCCGATCGAGAACCGGTTGGCGGACCTCTGGTCGCTCTTCGATTTTCTGAATCCGGGCCTCCTGGGGTCCGCGGGGGTCTTCCGGAGCTTTGTCAAGGGTCTGGAGGCGCGCCCCGAGAACCCGTTCGAGCCGCTCCGCCGGCTGGTAGGGCCATACATCCTGCGCCGCCTCAAGACCGACCGGCGCGTGATCGCCGATCTCCCAGAAAAGACCGAAATGTCATGCTATTGCACCTTGACCCGGCACCAGGTCGCCCTCTATGAGAAGACGGTCCAGGACCTGAGGGGGGCGTTGAACCTGGTGGAGGGGATAGCCCGCCGTGGGCTGGTCCTTCAAACGCTCCTTCGTTTGAAGCAGATCTGCAACCATCCGAGCCAGGTCACCGCCGACGGCGATTATCGGGCGGAGCGTAGCGGGAAGTTCGTACGACTTTCCGAGATCGCCGGGGAGGTCGCCGAGCGGCAGGAAAAGGCCTTGATTTTTACGCAGTTCCGGGAAATCATCCCGGCGTTGGCGGATGTGCTTGCGGCGGTTTTCGGGCGGCCAGGGCTGGTCCTGCACGGCGGAACGCCCATCAAGCATCGCAAAGGCCTGGTGGCGCAGTTCCAGGACGAAGACGGTCCCCCGTTTTTCATCCTGTCGCTCAAGGCGGGCGGGACGGGGCTCAACTTGACGGCCGCCTCCCATGTGGTGCACTTCGACCGCTGGTGGAATCCGGCGGTGGAGAATCAGGCCACCGATCGGGCCTTCCGCATCGGTCAATCGTGCAATGTCCTCGTGCACAAGTTCATCACGCGCGGCACGGTGGAGGAGCGCATCGACGCCTTGATCGCTGAAAAGCGGCAGCTGGCCGAAGAGGTCCTTTCCTCGGAGGGTGAGGTGAACCTGACCGAGCTCTCCGACGATGCCCTGATCGAACTGGTCCGGTTGGATATCAGCCGGGCGGCTGCCTGA
- a CDS encoding hypothetical protein (Evidence 5 : Unknown function) produces the protein MDSIEKSCNFYKDPFCRRGYRRGLSCLVHPQGCLLIGRPCHRAASCRFLA, from the coding sequence ATGGACTCGATCGAAAAATCATGTAATTTCTACAAAGACCCTTTTTGCCGGAGGGGCTATAGGCGGGGTCTTTCCTGTCTTGTTCACCCTCAGGGATGCCTGCTGATCGGCCGGCCGTGCCATCGTGCGGCGTCCTGCCGATTTTTAGCTTAA
- a CDS encoding conserved hypothetical protein (Evidence 4 : Unknown function but conserved in other organisms) has product MKPKPMRQVALRMTVDPDLIHLAAAFAEQSAAAFKLDKKSVLALTLATEELVEHLSRTAARGGGIEILCKERVYCVEETFLLPGRNLDLRAFNLTARVSPEDESSLEETGLIIASRMVDGFRLKSVPDGLMLTLIKEKAYPEVSGDWSGTVKPLESFSVRRPDSEELKTFVHMARTFYETAQLPLAFRFPGKVVDMAAAGEFTVLIAADRTGNIGGGVLLHHSQNQVVEAAGPYIFGQEDPARMATELIEACIASLARTGKIGLILRHPTRHIPEGWFELLGTLEARGKDGEIRSNPFYYRQIEEDLGTAVWCHPELQAYLSGAYTRLALPRRIRTISDLGETPSPYSVIFVTLDPFHEEAILRPVWWNKDAEQNLADHLALLEKESLSNILFAMDLGSPWHVRFTPMLLRQGFEPRIVMPYGGASDLLLFQRPRRGASK; this is encoded by the coding sequence GTGAAGCCGAAGCCGATGCGCCAGGTGGCGCTGCGTATGACCGTCGACCCCGATCTGATTCACCTGGCGGCCGCCTTTGCGGAGCAATCCGCCGCCGCCTTCAAGCTGGACAAAAAAAGCGTTCTCGCCCTGACCCTCGCCACAGAAGAACTCGTGGAACACCTTTCGAGGACGGCGGCGAGGGGCGGCGGAATCGAGATCCTCTGCAAGGAAAGGGTTTACTGCGTCGAGGAGACCTTCCTGCTGCCGGGTCGCAACCTCGACCTGCGGGCCTTCAACCTCACGGCGCGGGTCTCGCCTGAAGACGAATCCAGCCTCGAAGAGACCGGTCTCATCATCGCCTCGCGCATGGTCGACGGGTTCCGGTTGAAAAGCGTGCCGGACGGCCTGATGCTGACGCTCATCAAGGAAAAGGCCTATCCGGAGGTCTCCGGCGACTGGAGCGGAACCGTAAAGCCCCTTGAATCGTTTTCGGTCCGTCGCCCCGATTCGGAAGAACTGAAGACCTTCGTCCACATGGCCCGGACCTTCTATGAAACCGCCCAACTCCCCCTCGCCTTCCGTTTCCCCGGCAAGGTGGTGGACATGGCCGCCGCCGGCGAGTTCACCGTCCTGATCGCGGCGGACCGGACCGGGAACATCGGCGGAGGCGTCCTCCTCCACCACTCTCAAAACCAGGTGGTCGAAGCCGCGGGCCCTTACATCTTCGGGCAGGAAGACCCCGCCCGGATGGCCACGGAGTTGATCGAGGCCTGCATCGCCTCCCTGGCCCGGACCGGCAAAATCGGGCTGATTCTGCGCCACCCGACCCGGCACATCCCGGAAGGATGGTTCGAATTGCTGGGGACGCTGGAGGCCCGGGGAAAGGATGGGGAGATCCGGTCCAACCCTTTCTATTACAGGCAGATCGAGGAAGATCTCGGAACGGCGGTCTGGTGTCACCCGGAGCTGCAGGCTTATCTTTCGGGAGCGTACACCCGTCTGGCGCTCCCCCGCCGTATCCGCACCATCAGCGACCTCGGGGAAACCCCCTCTCCCTATTCGGTGATCTTTGTAACGCTCGACCCGTTTCACGAAGAGGCGATTCTTCGCCCGGTCTGGTGGAATAAAGACGCGGAGCAGAACCTGGCCGACCATCTCGCGCTCCTCGAAAAGGAATCCCTCTCGAACATCCTGTTCGCCATGGATCTCGGAAGCCCCTGGCACGTGCGGTTCACCCCGATGCTGCTCAGGCAGGGCTTCGAGCCGCGCATCGTCATGCCCTACGGCGGCGCATCCGACCTCCTGCTCTTTCAGCGTCCGCGAAGGGGGGCCTCCAAATGA
- the hisC gene encoding Histidinol-phosphate aminotransferase, with translation MSGVALQQLVPDYIRRFEAYIPSKPDPELKKLYGCDRLYRLNNNENCLGPPPEAQRIIQRFPPPAAAVYPSGDCYYLRTALAETFGKHPDQFIVGNGANEVITCVIKAFCQQGDNIVTADKTYAVYEWVAEFSGLEARLVPLEDFGFDDQAMLESMDDRTKIAFVCNPNNPTGSYWDTGRMRAFLDAVDGRRIVVVDEAYCEFVDRPDYPDGMSLMEDYPNLVVFRTFSKMYGLAGLRIGYLAGSPEVVQTIRKTMTVYSVNVLAQEAAQAAIRDTEHIERTRRLVQQGKDFLGRELARMHLPVVVGEGNFMMVKLPISDTLAYRKLMAEGVMVRTMTGFRFPNYIRITLSRMEALEALVEALQKVLKPPV, from the coding sequence ATGAGCGGGGTAGCGCTGCAGCAACTCGTCCCCGATTATATCCGGCGCTTCGAGGCCTACATCCCTAGCAAGCCGGACCCCGAGTTGAAGAAGCTCTATGGATGCGACCGCCTCTACCGCCTCAACAACAACGAAAACTGCCTCGGCCCGCCGCCGGAGGCACAGCGCATCATCCAGCGCTTCCCGCCGCCCGCCGCAGCGGTTTATCCGAGCGGGGACTGCTACTATCTCCGGACGGCGCTCGCGGAAACCTTCGGGAAGCACCCCGACCAGTTCATCGTCGGCAACGGCGCGAACGAGGTGATCACCTGCGTGATCAAGGCCTTCTGCCAGCAGGGGGACAACATCGTCACAGCCGACAAGACCTACGCCGTCTACGAGTGGGTGGCCGAGTTCTCGGGGCTCGAGGCACGGCTGGTTCCGCTCGAGGATTTCGGATTCGATGATCAGGCCATGCTGGAAAGCATGGACGACCGCACCAAGATCGCCTTCGTCTGCAACCCGAACAACCCGACCGGCTCCTACTGGGACACCGGCCGGATGCGGGCCTTTCTGGATGCAGTCGACGGACGGCGCATCGTCGTCGTGGACGAGGCCTACTGCGAGTTCGTGGACCGCCCGGACTACCCGGACGGCATGTCGCTGATGGAGGACTACCCCAATCTGGTCGTCTTCCGGACCTTTTCCAAGATGTACGGCCTGGCCGGGCTCCGCATCGGCTACCTGGCGGGAAGCCCGGAGGTGGTTCAGACCATCCGGAAAACGATGACCGTTTACTCCGTCAACGTCCTGGCCCAGGAGGCGGCACAGGCGGCCATCCGGGACACGGAGCACATCGAACGGACGCGGCGGCTGGTGCAGCAGGGCAAAGACTTTCTCGGCCGCGAACTCGCGCGGATGCATCTGCCCGTCGTGGTCGGGGAAGGGAATTTCATGATGGTCAAACTGCCCATCAGCGACACGCTCGCCTATCGAAAGCTCATGGCGGAGGGCGTCATGGTCCGGACGATGACCGGATTCCGGTTCCCGAACTACATCCGCATCACCCTCTCCCGCATGGAGGCCCTGGAGGCCCTCGTGGAGGCCCTGCAGAAGGTCCTCAAACCCCCGGTTTGA